aactagttttAGTTAACTTTAAAATTAGACTTTTTAAAACAGCGTGGGCAAATATAATTTTAGAAAACagcttgaaaaagaaaacattagacATCCTGATAATTATGAGTCAATAGTTTAATTACTATAGTAGCTTCTATTTCCATCTAGAGTTACAATAACGTCTGGCTGAGATCTTGTACTGACAACAATAGAGTCGTAGCACTATGTACAGTCTTCTCCATCACACCCCAAAGACTTTCAGCGGGGTTAAGGGCAGGACTGTAGTCGCCAGATCGCCCCCTAACATCAGGGACATTACACATGAGTCACTGCAGAAATGATCCAGTCAAGGGCTCGCAAGTATCTGCTCATTCAAATCCATCtctttttggccaggcagtgccTGTTAAAATATAAGGTAAAATataagaaacttttttttttttttttttttaaacatatttttttcactTACCTACTGAGGCGACAACAGCTTCTGGGATGTATcgctttctttgtcttttctacTCGTTTTTAACGGCCCTACCTCTGTCACCTTGGCAACAGTCAACGTGGAAAAAGCGTATTTCTCAGATCGTCATGTGTTTCATGCAACGTGGTAATAAGTTGTAGGTTAGGAAAAAGTAAACGCTTGTTTTAAATCTTGTTATCATTCACCAAAACATGGTTCAAAATAGGgaaacgttaaaaaaaaaagttaatataaTGTTGCACGTAGAACGTTTCAAAGAAACATTTAGCTAACAAGGTAAGTGTATTAAAATAGCCAcgtaatataaaataaataaataaataaataaatagatctcGGTATGTCGACTGGGAGTATGTGTATTCATTAGCTTGGCATTCACATAAAAGTGAAATCAAACACTAATGATATACTGTCATGTCCAGGCCTCCGgattccctctctctgtcactcccacGGGCGGACACGCGCGCCCACACAcgctctctcgctttctttttgtctgtcacaccagacacactctcacgcacattCAAACACATGTGGATGATGGTTAGTGTTTATCTGGAGTGTGACCCAGAAGCACAGAAGATAACAGTCACTCGCTCagacgcacatacacgcacttcATCAACATGATTATACTTACATGTgccacacgcacatacacaaaagCTGTGcgtttcacacactctctcctacTCATGCTTTCACACTGAGTCTGCATGCAGATTTCTCTCCCTTCTTTAAACTGGCACTGCTTTTGGCCATAATGAGCATGGatttacatttgtttctaaGAGAGAATGGGcttcagtgcatctgagtggCACAACCAAACAGTCATGACAGAAATTGGTAATATTGCAAACATAACGGACcgttaaataataaatatcatcTTCAGCAATGCTACAGAGAACAAATATTGATTGACCATTAACCTGGGATCATAATTGCTTTGTCAGggaaagaaaagtgaaagaCCAGTAATCAGCATTATTTTTGCAATGTCCACATATTGAAGATTGCTCACTGGTAATTCTGACTTGATATGGCATCCAAACTTGGATTTACAAGTCAGAAATCTCGTTCCAACTAGTACTGGCACTGAGCAAGTGTTCCCATGGCGATGGAGGCCTAGAAGAGCTGATTGGCTCAGAGGGCAGGGCTAAGAAAGCAGCCAGGAGTAAAGCAGCCAATAAGACACTGCTGGTATGTGGAAGGAGGAGttcttgtttttcattcttgcttgtttttgcaTACAGAACTTTACATTATAGCAGTTTTCAATGTTAGATTTTATGTATTGATGAAATACCAAAATAGATGTGCCTAGTGTACaacaaatgttaacaaaaaacaaaaaattaacaaCAACGAAAAAAATTGCATAGTGACAATTACATAACATGCAAaagtctgtgtatatgtgtgtgtgcatacacctTTAGAATCATATGTGCTACATATTGCTTACTCACAATCATTCgaataatacacacaaaaacctaGGCTCACAGACCCATTCAGGTAGCAACAGCAGCTACTTCGACTGAGCAGACAGCCTTTTCCATTAAGGCACACCTGTCTGGCTAGAACATCCTTGTGTGATTTCACAAAGATTTTCTGACATATCTGACAAAAGTCCCAACTATTCTAGAACTGTAGAACTACATGTGCATGCGGAGAAGACCCCCTCATAGCTAGGCGGGGAAATCGGGCTACGCTGTGGCTGGCTGTCGACGGCCTAAGGTAAGTACCAGGGAAGAGAGGCGCAGGTGCGTGCTGGCTGCTGTCCAGATAAAGACACGGTGCACACCTCTCTGCATTCCCCTTCACAGCCACGGTCTCATTAACCAAAACGTTCCGTCCCATTGGGCGGGGGTCCTCAGTGCAGCGGCGGCACCACTGTTAGACCCGATGATGCTATTTCAACGTTCTGGGTCAACGTGATGGTCTGGATTGTCCATGTGGAGGAGTTTGAATCCTACTCCTTTGTAAAGCAGTAACACCCAGATGAGAAGGAAATTAAATGCTGGATTAAGGCAGTTTGTTTAAAGGTGTTTTGGCACCCGGGATTAATGGACTGCACTCTGTGCAGGAGGATCTGTCCACAGATGGAGCTGCTAGTGTCAAAATCTATTCTTAAACTCAACTGAAATTTCTGTTGTACCAGAGCAACAACTATACTGTCTAGACAGATAAGTCTAGGTATTTTAATGGTATACTCTACACATTTTGTGGGGCAAAAAATCAGAAGTGGGGGAAGTACGACTTTATATTTTCTCTTGGGATACATTTAGAGAATTGTTTTACAtaccatatttatttattccttacTAATATCTAATAGTGTCTGATAAAAGACACTGTTGACGTGtacagtgtgttttgtgtagtgtacggtgtgtgatgtggtgtgcaGCAAGAATATGTAGCTATGAGCTGTGCAATAGTTATAGAAAGAATCTGGTTGATCTGGGTGAAAATGTTCACTGGTGCAATATTCAGATGAAAGTTGAGATTACTTAATAGGTAAACTCATCAAAACTCACCTACATATTGATAGACTTTCTCCAGGGCCCAGACAAACACCTGCAAATCCTACGAACTAATTATGTAGATAAATGACTGAAAAGATTACTAAGGTAACAAAGGGTAGAACACAATGACCTACCTTATGGCAATCATCTCAGTTACAAACCCAGTCTCCTTCAGATGGTAAGATTAAACTAAATATTCTATAATTTTATCAAgctaaatattttgtattttttgcatatGTTTAACTATTTTCAACAAATGCCAAAGTCCGATGATTGGCATGCACTTTATTGAATTTTGGTGACACCTTAACAAGAACAGTCATCAAGAAAATGACGTCCACCCACAAGCAGCTTGCCCGTCTTCCCAGTCTATGCGCAGCAAGATAGTTTGCACAGATAGTttataagtaaaaataaaatgccactGTTTTTCATCAAATATTAAGTGTCTTTACAGTTTCATGACATGCTTCTCTTCTTCACCGACTCTGGCGCAGTCCTGTGCGCGCCTGTGAGCAGCGGAATGTGAGTGTCGCTGCGCGAGGCGCGCATAGCGCCTTCCCACGCGCCCCCTGGCGCGTCAGACCTGCGCGAGGCGCTTTTCACGGCGATCTCGAGAGACTGGAGCTCCATGAGCTCTAGCTCGTGCCTTGCTGCGGTTTCCAGCACTTTCTGCTTATTGTAGTAGATAACAAAGTTGTTTATGATGGGGTGGATTGGCAGCGCTATGGCTATTACCCCACAAAGAAAACTGATCGCAGCGTTGCACCGGCCCAGAGTGGTCTTTGGGTATATGTCTCCATAACCAACCGTCGTCATGGTGATGATAGCCCACCAGAAGGACTGAGGGATACTCCGGAACAGCGTCTCTGGGTGACTCTGTTCCATTGTGTAGCCCAGCGCTGAGAACACGAAGATCCCCACACCCATGTACATGAGCAGTAGTCCGAGCTCTTTAAAGCTGCGTTTCAGCGCGTAGGTCAGTGTCTGCAGGCCGGACGAGTGACGGGCCAGTTTAAAAATTCGGGCTATGCGCATGATGCGCAGAGCCTGCACTGCCTGCTGCACGTTGGCCAGTTCCATCATCGCCGTGCCCAGGTGCGTGAGGATCCATACTATGTAAAAGGGCATGATGGCCATGAAGTCCACGATGTTCATGAAGGCGAGAGCGAAGCGCACTTTGTTGGGAGACGAGGCAAGGCGCAGCAGGTACTCTACGGTGAACCAGCCAATACAAGCCGTCTCAATAGCGTCCAGCGTCGGATGCTCTACGCGATTACCCTCTGCGTCCTCCACCTGAAGGTCTGGAATGGTCCCAAGACACATCACGACTGAGGACGCCAGGATGAAAAGAAAGGACACTATGGCAATCACGCGCGCGGCGAAAGAGGACTCTGGTTTCTCCATGAGTTTCCAGATAAACTTCTGCCACCGCTCTGAGCGGTTCACATCGGGATCGCTTTTCAAATCATCAAGAATCAGTTTGACTTTGTCGGCTATTTCTGCCAACTCCTCCTCTTTCTCGTTCAAGTTGCTCTTGCAGCATTCGTCCAAGTAGCTTAAGTCTATCTTCCAAAACTCCATCTCTTTTATGAAACAAATTGGACATATTCCTCTTTTCATATGAATCTCTCCAAAATAATATACCTCAACGATGCATTTGAAAGAGTCTGGATCTCTGTCAAAGTAAAATTCTTGATTCCCAGGGTCGTAGTCGTCGCACAGCGATGAAATCACATCGAAACTACGCGTGGAACAGTTTACAAGTTCAGCCAGTCGACTCTCCGGATAACGATTTAAAATGTCCCCACACAAAACCAGTCTTACGCCTCCGATATTTACAGCgatttctttctcttcactGTCAGACGAGCCGCTATAGTTATATCGGGTCTTCGGTAATGTCCACATCTTGTTTCAAAACATGTTATCAGCACTGAGATAAAACGTGTTTATTGtgctaaaataataaatgctcAAACTGTAGAACACATCAGATTTTAAGATCTGGAATATAGGTAAACACAATTACGTATTTTTCTaaagttaatatatttaaagtttTCAACGAACCTCGGTTTAGGCTGAGAAAATATCTCCGCGCTCGGCGCGCAAATGGCACTGCGCTCTTCGCTCTCCACCAAAGAACACTCACTCCGTCATTAGAGCGCAAACCCACCCCCTTTCaacccaccctctctccttctcagtgCTTGTAACCTCTCTGCCTAGCTTGGTGTGATTCTGAAAGCTACTAAGCCGCCCAGCACAAGATCCGcaaaacatccaaaaaaaaaaaaaaatcgtaaAACATTAAGCGAAACCAGTATGCAGAACTGACTGTCGCAATGTAATGAGATTAGAATAAATTAATCGTTTTATAAATTGACATGTAGAAGATGCAATGTCCTGACCAATACAAGTACtggctaaaatgttttttacacaTTGTCACACATCTATATAGCTTCTGCTGATGCTACTTGCTGAGTCCAGTTGTGGTTGCTGATTAATTGCGCTCCGGATTAATGTCGCCATCTAAAGGTAACACGATGTAATTGCTAAAGCGGGAACACTTCATTTACGTCTAAATTTAGAATTCAGCTTTTGAGAAGTAGAATTATATTATAAAACTAATAACATGATCAGATATTTCTACTTGCAGCAGCCTATTCTAATTGACACATAACACGGGACTAAAGACGCCGTGCTTTGAAAACACACGCGCAAAATGCACGCACTTAGGACTAGACtaaatatatgtacaaaaattaTTCTAGTACGTAACGATGCGTTTCCTAAGTTGTTAGCTACAAGCACTAACTGCTCAATGCCTCATTCACTTCTCTCAAGAAGGGGATAAAAGTAACAGAACATAAGGGTTGTtgatataaaataatgtattccCTCGAAGTTAAGTGTATTAGGCCTTTAATACGGTATTGCACACACAAGCGTCTTTGAAATACCGCCCCCACGTGGCTGTCTGTTTTATAAACACCGCAATTACAGATCAGTTCGTCACTTTTCAGTCACGTGCGAATGTCTTTCTACAGTAGTGAAACTCATCAAAAATTAAAACCCACATCTTTTAACCCGAACTGCACCCGTTGTTGTTTCCGGTTTAGTGGAAGGAGCTTCAGCTGATGGATGACTCAACCTCCCCAAAGTTTTCAGCCATGCGCGATcctgttacacatgcacacaaatgcctGCACTCcgttactgtctctctcttcacacgtacacagagagagacacacaattTCAGCCACCGTCCTGTTCTCTGaatctgaattattttattttattttttattttttttttgagaactGAGTCACCTGTGCTTTTGAGGACGATTactttaaactgttttaaatctTACATTTCAAAAGGTTTATGTGAAGTGCAGGCACGATATACTGAGCACATCTTTTAACGTGGCCACTTCAGTCACGGTAATTGAGATAGAACCAAACTTATGCGCACGCGGGATTTGCGAAGACTCCGCAGACCTCGCGATAGCCTGCTTCTGTCCTCCCATCctcctgcatgcacacagctcCTCCTCATCATTATCaacttcactccttctctccgcACGACTCCTGCTCCTGACTAGTCCTGCAGGAGACCGACTCACACGTTCCTTCACGCGTCTTCCGGAGCTACCGCACGGCAGGCCCGTGCAGCTACACTGTAATCGAAACGGAAGCAGCCGGCGAATAAGACTTCCTCAGACTAACTCAAAGCGCCCTCTCCTTCAGTTATTACATGTTAACAATTTCTGTATTTCGCTGGATCACTGGTTGGGCAATCGGAAAGTGAGTCTTTGACGTAAACCCCCCCCTGTTGCTAGCACTTAGAAAGTAAGCCTTTCTCTTTGGACTCTCATTCCTGTTGCAGTAATTACAGATCCCGCACTGCTGAATGAGATTTCCATGTGAAAGGGCCGCGTGCGTGCGTTGTATACATCCCTGCTGACACGCCGGAATACAGCAATACCAGAAGCTTCACACACCTTTCAAACCTGCACACggtcatgttttattcatgagGCCAAAGAAGTGGcttgtacagtctctctctctctctctctctctctctctctctctctctctctctctctctctctctctctctctctctctctctctctctctctctttctctctctctctttctctctctctcacacacacacacacacacacacaccactgttccACTCCATTTCTTTCACTTCCTCAGTCCTGCTTCCCTCTCCTGTTCCTGTCTCCTCCAGGTTCTGTGGGGTTGGGAGCAAACAAATGAGGCATGAGCTCTGCTCCCTAAGGACTGGAATCACATGAACCTCAGCATATTTTACACAACTGCAGAGCTCAGAAGGAAATTGGTTCAAAGAGACTTTCAAGAAaaactctctcccccccccccccctctctctctctcttgtacacacagacacacacacagctctttaaTCTCCTCCCATAATGTGAGTGTGCAGAAGTTTCCGGAAAGCATTTCTCAGCTCTGGGGGAAAAATGTAAACTTAAAGAAAGTGTATTATAATATTGTCACAGAGAGGGTTGAAATCTGTCACTCTGAGTCATGTGTTTCACTGTCTTGTTTATCTTTGGAACAAACAAAGGGGGATGATTATGTATTCCTTTTATCTTTACCTTTATATGCAGCTATGCATCTCTTAATCTCTAGTAGGCAGAGAGCACTGACCACACCTGGCTTTGAACACAGGTCTTCCTGGTGACAAACTCAAACATATATCTGCATATCAACTGCATAACTGAAAATTTTGTTGTGTAGAATTTGGCTTTGTTTACAGATGTTGTGGACTTGAGGCCTGTTTGTTCTCTACTTTCACTCAGCTTCCCTGCACTCTCTTGTTAAGGCTTTGACTGTCGCGGTGTGTCTCCACGGAGGTTTCTGTTTGACCACTGTCTTCTTAGTCTGTGATAATGAAACAGCATCcatgacattaaaatattttcaggttGAAACAGTTCAGGAATCTGTGGAGTCTGCATTTATGCATGGTGTCTTAACTATATCCTTAATAAACTGAGCACAGGTTTTCTTTTATGTACTTTCTTCCCAACAAAACCAGAGCTGGTTTAAGAACCTAGAGAGATCAATGTCAGAGAAAACACCAAAATTATCAGAGAGTGCCAAACACTATTGAGATTGTTAAGTAATGGTCAAATCCAGAAGTAGCcccaagtgtgtgtctgttctaaAATGCCCTATCAAATGACTTCTCTGGCATGCATGAATGTTAAAATCACCTCTTATTATGTAATAGTCAAAATAAACGAGAGCATATCAGTGAAGTCATTAATGAAGTTTGCACTAAGCACTAAGACAGCACTAAGAGAGCAAAACCAGAAGTAACAGCAAAACTGGAAGCAACACTTACAACAGAGGTTCACATGACATGATACAAACACCAACCCACACGTAACCTTCACctggaaaaatacaaagaacAGGACTGAAAACCAAGGGGTCTAAACACATGGAACAATCAGGGagaaacaagacacaggtgaaaatCTGAGGCAAAGAACAACATGATTATTTTATGGCAGAGacaagattaaaaacaaaaacaaagagcataTTAGGGTGCTTCACCCTGGTTTTTTTTACGTCATATACTTATAGTCCAAGCCTTGTAATGTGTCAGTAAGAAGATAGCAATCCACTATTACGGATGTTATTGCCACACGGTGGCGCAAAATGACAGTCTTCCAAATATTCATAGAACTGTTTGTGTAGACCTTTGAAAACTTGATTTGTGATGTATGGTATAAATCAAATATGTTTACTTTTATGATTAGGCACATATatacaaaaaggttttttagaccaaatgtatttttaatgatcaatgtaattattataattaatgaatgtattatttaatatcTTATTGAAgttaatattactactactattactactactactactaataataataatatcattataaTCATTGTGGTTTAGGACTACTTAAAATAGAATATATTAGAATAGAATAATTGTAAGCCTAtttcatattgaaatatttatattcagaaCATTTTTCGAACAGTCTCCTTTGGGCAGTCTCCTTATtcaatgatatatatatatatatatatatatatatatatatatatatatatatatatatatatatatatatatatataatttctattATATAACATTCTAACATTCTTGACCACTGTCTTCTTAGTCTGTAATAGTGAAACAGCATCCATGACATTAAAGTATTTTCAAGTTGATACAATCTAGGAATCTGTGGAGTCTGGTGCCTTAACTATAGCCTTCATAAACTGAGCACAGGTATTCTTTtatgtactttgtttttttcaacaaaaCCTGTTTAAGAACCTAGCGAGATCAATATGTCagcaaaaaacaccaaaattaCCAGAGTGCCAAACACTTAACAATAATGTTAGAAATATTGAGCTCTTTAAGTAATGGTCAAATCCAGATGTGGCCCCAAGCGTGTGTATATTCTAATATGCCCTGCCAAATGACTTCTCTGGCATGCATGGATGTTAAAATCACCTCTTATTATGTAATAGTCAAATAACTGAGAGCATATCAGTGTAGTCATTAATGAAGTTTGCGCAGTAAAGAGGGTCTCAAAATTATTAACAATAGGATTCCAGGAGCACATTTCAATATAACACAGAGGGATTCAAAAGCAGTCAAGTAACCAGTTGAAATCTCCCTGCACTGGAATGTCTATTTGAATAAAGCAAACACTCCACTTCCTTTCTAACCAGTTCAGTAAGTTTCTATATAACTGTTTGGAGAACCTGTCTCATTGAGAACATTGAGAACTACTAACAGCCTTTGGCTAATCATGCTTCAGCAAGACACATGGAATTTAGTTTGTATGAGCTAAGTTCATTTACTCAAACAGATTGTTCACCCAGAGATGTGACGTTAAGGAGCACCACATTTGTACTGCTAGTGGAACCCCCCTGGGAGCATCTGGGACTGACATAAGTAATATCAGACTATACCTTTTATGCTTATTGTCTATTGCATGCATTGAAAAAGCCCCATTCCTTCTACTACTGATTAAAACAGGAATTGCAGGAGTTAGTAGCATTTTGGGCCCCAGCTAGTTTTCAAAACAGCTGATAATATAATTTCTACTAAAGCAGATATCTAGTGCACATCTAAACTGTATATCAGTGTTCTGTAGCCTGCCACTGTTATCAGTAGCACTAACTGAacatactgtgctctgtgttgtcCAGGGGATGAAGGATAAGGCTGAAGCTGATGATGCTGGAGTGGCCCGTGACAACGGGTGAAAGTGAGACAAAGGGCAGAATGCAGTCACAAGTGGTTTTATTGGCAAGACATGAATAAAAAAGGCAAGACAGCACTAAGAGAGCAAAACCAGAAGTAACAGCAAAACTGAAAGCaacactctatctatctatcgatctatctaactgtctatctgtctgtctgtctgtctgtctgtctgtctgtctgtctgcatctgctTGTTTGGTTTACGATCGGTCTTTCCcacctttctttaaaaaaacatggttATATTAAACTTGTTTCTTGAAATACTTATCAGTTCAGCTGGTGCCTACAGATGTTGCTGTAACCCGATTTAATACTGAGCCAATATGACACTATAACCTCTTTATCGATTATAATACACGTTCATTAAATTTTCTTTAATTTGTATCTTTGAAAATTATGTGACTTAGTGTGAACATCTTTCAGTCAGGCGATGTGGTTTCACACGAAAAAATCCATCGATCACACCGCGATGCACCCAAACTGCGCCCGCCCCACCCTCTGGAGTAACGGAAATTTCCAGCGTTTGCAGAATGAGCGCACTCCGCTGGGGCAGCACGCCCCTTAAAACAAACCCCCTCTTTAATGCCTTTTATTGGTTGAAGCGAAGGTGTGTCATTTAATCTGACGCACATGTTCGCCAAGGATATAAACGGTTGTTTCGAATCACTACTCAACTATAGCTAGAGCATAAAGGTTAGAGAAACTTATTGAATTTCaggctggattttttttttgtgggtcaTTTTAGTGTTAGATTGACCGTTACATTGAACACAAAGCGTCTAGGCTCCAGGGCGCACCAAATTCAGCAGCTCATGAATATGAATTAGATGAAAGCTCTCGAAAACAAAAGTCCTACATCCCCGTTTACTTTCACTCTCCATTTGAAAAGAGGAGACTTGGCGACACAGAGGCTGTTGTTGGCTATCTTGGCGCATATATCTGTGATTTCGTGAATACTAGGTTTTCAACTTATTCTTTGTAGTTAAACGAAGATGGCACTGAGAAGTACGCTGGCACGCTTTCTCCGGTCAACACTGAACTCTTGTCAACAGAACCGGGCGCAGTCTGTG
This region of Electrophorus electricus isolate fEleEle1 chromosome 11, fEleEle1.pri, whole genome shotgun sequence genomic DNA includes:
- the kcnf1b gene encoding potassium voltage-gated channel subfamily F member 1, yielding MWTLPKTRYNYSGSSDSEEKEIAVNIGGVRLVLCGDILNRYPESRLAELVNCSTRSFDVISSLCDDYDPGNQEFYFDRDPDSFKCIVEVYYFGEIHMKRGICPICFIKEMEFWKIDLSYLDECCKSNLNEKEEELAEIADKVKLILDDLKSDPDVNRSERWQKFIWKLMEKPESSFAARVIAIVSFLFILASSVVMCLGTIPDLQVEDAEGNRVEHPTLDAIETACIGWFTVEYLLRLASSPNKVRFALAFMNIVDFMAIMPFYIVWILTHLGTAMMELANVQQAVQALRIMRIARIFKLARHSSGLQTLTYALKRSFKELGLLLMYMGVGIFVFSALGYTMEQSHPETLFRSIPQSFWWAIITMTTVGYGDIYPKTTLGRCNAAISFLCGVIAIALPIHPIINNFVIYYNKQKVLETAARHELELMELQSLEIAVKSASRRSDAPGGAWEGAMRASRSDTHIPLLTGAHRTAPESVKKRSMS